Proteins encoded together in one Lathyrus oleraceus cultivar Zhongwan6 chromosome 5, CAAS_Psat_ZW6_1.0, whole genome shotgun sequence window:
- the LOC127088141 gene encoding uncharacterized protein LOC127088141: protein MDLSRLMVYYLDSLSGDWSKYPSMKKTVDAAILKFRSKKNYRNRKDITWIRVQCPQQNNSVDCGFFVLRFMRDIIALNRIDIPKMYFEEYKSYSRAHLDEMKDELCQFIVDQRII, encoded by the exons atggatctttcgagactaatggtgtattatctcgattcgttatcgggtgattggagtaaatatccgagtatgaagaagacggttgacgc ggcaatactaaaatttagatcgaaaaagaattaccgtaataggaaggacattacctggatcagagttcag tgtcctcagcaaaacaattcggtcgattgcggattttttgtattgagatttatgagagatatcattgcgttgaatcgtatagacatcccaaaaatg tactttgaggaatacaaatcttactcaagagctcatttggatgaaatgaaggatgaattgtgtcaattcattgttgatcaaagaatcatatag